A region of Nocardioides sp. JS614 DNA encodes the following proteins:
- a CDS encoding exodeoxyribonuclease VII small subunit, protein MSKKAEPDQTPSYEAAREELVEVVRRLETGGTTLEESLALWERGERLATICQNWLDGARERLDAAIEADDEGSEDGR, encoded by the coding sequence ATGTCCAAGAAGGCTGAGCCGGACCAGACCCCGTCGTACGAAGCGGCCCGCGAGGAGCTGGTCGAGGTGGTCCGCCGCCTCGAGACCGGCGGCACCACGCTCGAGGAGTCGCTGGCGCTGTGGGAGCGCGGCGAGCGGCTGGCCACCATCTGCCAGAACTGGCTCGACGGCGCTCGGGAGCGGCTGGATGCCGCGATCGAGGCCGACGACGAGGGCAGTGAAGACGGACGATGA